From the genome of Lineus longissimus chromosome 8, tnLinLong1.2, whole genome shotgun sequence, one region includes:
- the LOC135492177 gene encoding peptidyl-prolyl cis-trans isomerase FKBP4-like → MSDSEKPMEMKKGRSDQTVLLDCTLDQDGGVLKEIVTPGVGEDTPLAGDKVKVHYIGSLTNGTKFDSSRDRDEFFEFTIGKGEVIKAWDLGVATMKKGEKAILTCRPEYAYGEAGAGADIPPNSTLLFEVELFDWKGEDISPKKHPGTIIRRILTQGEGFKTPAEGNTVDVHLIGTYKGRVFEDREVQFTVGEASEENVIEGIDHGIRKFKKGEKSRLQIKSSLAYGSAGNGEFDIPADADLTYEVELKNLEKTLKESWEMNDEEKLDQSEMVKTKGTNYFKAGKYKLAVKQYKKITDYLEQSVKDMDNMQKDKGNALLVAAYLNMAMCHLKDEIYHEVATNCDKALELDENNVKGLFRRGQARFAMKDYDGAERDYAKAISFDPENKVVKKQLMITRQKLKDFKENEKKKYFGMFSKFAEMDSKEKGKNMPYHVKSDEKDKQADVMENVEEWENKMADGMMSLEQEAEAFGEEVKPKTEAQNDETTNGDVTEDGEVIDH, encoded by the exons ATGTCTGACAGCGAAAAACCTATGGAGATGAAGAAAGGAAGAAGTGATCAGACAGTTCTGTTAGATTGTACTCTAGACCAGGATGGTGGTGTTTTGAAAGAAATCGTCACACCTGGTGTTGGAGAGGATACTCCCCTTGCCGGTGACAAAGTCAAGGTTCATTATATTGGTTCCTTGACAAATGGCACCAAGTTTGACTCCAGTCGTGATCGGGACGAGTTCTTCGAGTTTACGATTGGAAAAG GTGAAGTGATCAAAGCATGGGACCTTGGTGTTGCTACAATGAAGAAGGGGGAGAAGGCGATCCTGACTTGTCGACCAGAGTATGCCTATGGCGAGGCTGGTGCTGGGGCGGACATACCACCAAATTCTACCTTGCTATTTGAGGTGGAGCTTTTTGACTGGAAAG GGGAAGACATCTCGCCCAAGAAACACCCTGGAACAATCATTCGTCGTATTCTCACCCAGGGTGAAGGGTTTAAGACTCCAGCTGAAGGAAACACAGTAGATG TTCACCTTATTGGAACATACAAAGGAAGGGTTTTTGAAGATCGTGAAGTTCAGTTTACTGTGGGTGAAGCTTCAGAGGAGAATGTTATTGAAGGAATCGATCATGGGATCCGCAAGTTCAAGAAGGGGGAAAAGTCCCGGCTGCAGATTAAATCAAGTCTGGCTTATGGTTCAGCAGGGAATGGGGAGTTTGATATCCCAGCAGATGCTGACCTGACCTATGAAGTGGAATTAAAGAATCTAGAAAAG ACTCTGAAAGAATCTTGGGAAATGAATGATGAAGAAAAATTAGACCAATCAGAGATGGTGAAAACAAAGGGCACTAATTACTTCAAG GCAGGCAAATATAAACTGGCAGTGAAACAATATAAGAAAATCACGGACTACTTGGAGCAGAGTGTCAAAGACATGGACAATATGCAAAAGGACAAGGGGAATGCCTTGCTTGTTGCAGCGTACCTCAATATGGCCATGTGTCATCTGAAGGACGAGATTTATCATGAAGTTGCGACAAATTGCGACAAAGCTCTTGAGTTGGATGAAAATAACGTGAAAGGGTTGTTCAGGAGGGGACAG GCTAGATTTGCAATGAAAGATTACGATGGTGCAGAGCGGGACTATGCAAAGGCGATAAGTTTTGACCCTGAAAACAAGGTCGTCAAAAAACAGCTAATGATCACTCGGCAGAAGCTTAAGGATTTCAAGGAAAACgagaagaagaaatattttgggATGTTTTCAAAGTTTGCTGAGATGGATTCTAAGGAAAAGGGAAAGAATATGCCATACCATGTCAAG AGTGATGAAAAAGACAAACAGGCCGACGTCATGGAAAATGTGGAGGAATGGGAAAACAAGATGGCTGATGGTATGATGTCTTTGGAACAGGAGGCGGAAGCATTCGGGGAAGAAGTGAAACCGAAAACGGAGGCTCAGAATGATGAAACAACTAACGGAGATGTAACTGAGGATG GGGAGGTGATTGATCACTGA